The proteins below are encoded in one region of Hordeum vulgare subsp. vulgare chromosome 3H, MorexV3_pseudomolecules_assembly, whole genome shotgun sequence:
- the LOC123440319 gene encoding calmodulin calcium-dependent NAD kinase: protein MKDNVAAAVPRLLAPHQVEMFSHYVANQIGFEDPNQCPHLCTMAYDYLKKSQGYEQNLLAFFHNNMNPDALLVKLIEELDRCILGYFSFHWKCATHVITQVLTAEQPRRKLRSLVLEATRKMRFERVTRELKVTRLFSTLMEELKVIGISCHDNQPRCPTTEVMVPAAQGNRSPVLLLMGGGMGAGKSTVLKQIMKEVFWSGAAANAVVVEADAFKESDVIYQAISSRGHHNDMLQTAELVHQSSTDAAASVLVTALNEGRDVIMDGTLSWEPFVLQTVAMARSVHQQRYRMGAGYKVAADGTTTEQYWEAVEDEEGFGPCCRMKPYRIELVGIICDAYLAVIRGIRRAIISGRAVRVNSQLRSHKRFAAAFRRYCDLVDNARLYSTNAIGGGKLIAWKDGDSRLLVDVEEIELLDRVSSINEEADCVHELYQNGHPTGGAGSVWEDLVASPVRASIQRELKAAILDSEACFPSP, encoded by the exons ATGAAGGACAATGTCGCGGCGGCGGTGCCCCGGCTGCTGGCTCCCCACCAGGTCGAGATGTTCTCGCATTACGTCG CTAATCAAATCGGTTTCGAGGATCCAAATCAGTGCCCCCACCTTTGCACAATGGCCTACGACTACCTGAAGAAGAGCCAGGGCTACGAGCAGAATCTACTCGCCTTCTTCCATAACAACATGAACCCGGACGCCCTGCTCGTGAAGCTGATCGAGGAGCTGGACAGATGCATACTCGGCTACTTCTCCTTCCACTGGAAGTGTGCGACCCACGTGATCACGCAG GTTCTGACAGCAGAGCAACCTAGAAGAAAGCTCAGGAGCTTGGTGTTGGAAGCCACTAG GAAGATGAGGTTCGAGAGGGTGACGAGAGAGCTGAAGGTGACGAGGCTCTTCTCGACTCTGATGGAGGAGCTCAAGGTGATCGGGATAAGCTGCCACGACAACCAGCCGCGCTGCCCCACCACGGAGGTGATGGTCCCGGCGGCGCAAGGCAACCGCAGCCCGGTGCTGCTCCTGATGGGCGGCGGCATGGGCGCCGGCAAGAGCACCGTGCTCAAGCAGATCATGAAGGA GGTGTTCTGGTCGGGCGCGGCGGCGaacgcggtggtggtggaggcggaCGCGTTCAAGGAGTCGGACGTCATCTACCAGGCCATCAGCTCCCGCGGCCACCACAACGACATGCTGCAGACCGCCGAGCTG GTGCACCAGTCGTCGACGGACGCGGCGGCGTCGGTGCTGGTGACGGCGCTGAACGAGGGGCGGGACGTGATCATGGACGGCACGCTGTCGTGGGAGCCGTTCGTGCTGCAGACGGTGGCCATGGCGCGGTCGGTGCACCAGCAGCGGTACCGCATGGGGGCCGGGTACAAGGTGGCCGCCGACGGGACGACGACCGAGCAGTACTGGGAGGCCGTGGAGGACGAGGAGGGGTTCGGGCCCTGCTGCAGGATGAAGCCCTACCGCATCGAGCTCGTGGGCATCATCTGCGACGCCTACCTCGCCGTCATCAGAGGGATCAGGCGGGCCATCATCTCCGGGAGGGCTGTGCGGGTGAACTCGCAGCTCAGGTCTCACAAGCGGTTCGCCGCCGCCTTCCGGAGGTACTGCGACCTCGTCGACAACGCCAGGCTCTACAGCACCAACGCCATCGGCGGCGGAAAG CTGATAGCGTGGAAGGACGGGGACAGCAGGCTGCTGGTGGACGTGGAGGAGATCGAGCTGCTGGACCGGGTGAGCAGCATCAACGAGGAGGCCGACTGCGTGCACGAGCTGTACCAGAACGGCCACCCCACCGGCGGAGCGGGGTCGGTGTGGGAGGACCTGGTGGCGTCGCCGGTGAGGGCGTCCATCCAGCGGGAGCTCAAGGCGGCCATCCTCGACAGCGAGGCCTGCTTCCCGTCCCCGTAG